GCCGCGCTCGCGTTGCTGGCCTGCAGCAAGTTGCTCACCAGCCGTTCGCCGCTGTTTTGGTTGCCTGTGCTGTTTGCCCTGTGGGCCAATTTGCACGGCAGTGTGCTGATGGGGATCGCCATCCTCGGCTTGTTCGCGGTCGGCATGACTTATGAAATCTGGCAAGAAGCCGGCGGTGATTTTGCCAAGGTGAAAGTCGACACGCGTTTGTCGCGCGTCTGGCTGGCCGTGACGATTGCCACCGTGGCGACCTTTTTGAACCCGCATGGTCCGCTGCTGCTTCTCCGCACGATCTTCTTCGGCGAACACGCCGCGCTGCAATACATCTCCGAATGGCGAGCCCTCACGCCGAACAGCTTGACGGGCGTGCTGATGATCGCCTCGACGATCGCCACAGGCCTGTTGTTCAAGTTCAGCCCGCGCAAGTGGACTGCTTACGAGTTGCTGCTGCTCGCGTTCTTCGGTTTGCTGACGCTGAGCGCCATCCGCATGTTGGCCTGGTGGGCGCTGGTTTGCCCGTGGGTGATTGTGCCGCACATCGCCGCCTTCTGGGCCGCGTATCGCGTCAAACAAGAGCTGCCGGCTGAAGTGGAAGATGAACCGAGCGCGATGCAGACGCTGATCGCCGTCGGCTTCCTGTTTATGGTGTTGATCCTCGCGCCGCCGTCATACAGCGTGATCGCGGGCCGTTCGCGCGGCCCGGCCGAAAACCTGGTGACCGACACGCCGATCTACGTCGCCGATGAAGTGACCCGCCGCGAACTGACCGGCACGTTTGCCTCGCCGATGGACTGGGCTGATTACTTGATCTGGCAAACCAACGGCGAGATGAAGCCGCTCGTCTATTCGCACGTGCATCTGACGAACAAAGAGACGTGGGATGAATACGTAAAGATCTTCAGTGGCGATCCGAGCTGGCTGGCTCGGCTGCAACAATCGAACACTCGGTTCCTGATCGTGAGCAAGGCTCGCAATCAAAACCTGGTGAAGCAAGTGCTGCAAGCCGATCGCGACGGCAAGGGCCGCGTCTGGATCTTCTATCAGGATCAAAAATCGCTGATCGCCGAGATTCGTTTGCCTGAGAAGGCCGAAGTGAATCCCGATCCAGTGACGCCTGCGGATCCGGTGACGCCGCCAGTGAATACGAACGCAGCGATCAACTAAAGTCGTCTTTCGCTCCGCGAAAGAACGCGTCTTCGGCCGGCGGCACTGCAGCGCTGGCCGAAGCTGCTGATACTATTCCGCAGAGCCTACGGATATCCAACTTCAATCAGCTGCGCGTCATGCCACCATTGCGCGGGTCTGGTTCGCTGATCAATCTGCTCTAACGGCCAGAACAACATCGCTGCATATTCATCGCCAAAGCGATAGCAGTAACCATAGGAGTAGGCCTTTCCAGCCCGAGAACCCTTCATCGTCGCCTCGTCCAGGCGGAAGGGTATGACCATCGCGAAATAGCTCCCTGCATACAACACTGGCAGGAGCAGAACCACGATGGCGATGATGAGAGGAGCGAGTGACTTGTTCATTTGCCCGAGTTCGGCACACCGGCTTGGTTAAAGGGAAATTTGATTCTGCCGGAAATATCCGACTGAGTGGTTTCCATCGACTGAGTCGTTTCCGCCAACTCTTCCGTAAGCCGCGTTAACCGCACTTTCAGCGAGTTGATGATGGCCCTATCCCGTTCCACTTGAATGGACCGGGCCTGCTTGTGTAACGTCGCTTCCGACTCAAGCTGATCGCGGCGTGACTGCAACCGCTGATGATCCAACCACCATGCGCAGAGCACGGCAACGAGCAACGTCACGCCGAACAGTTCTCGCAGGTTGAATTTCATGGCAGACTTCACGCGGCTTTGGAGAGTCGAGTTGCGCTGCTGCCGGCTAACGCCGGAACCTCAACTGCTGGCGGCGCGTGAATCTGTTCGGCATCGGCTGAGCGATCGTTGGCCAGCGCCCAGAGCTTGATGTCTTTCAAAAACGTGTAGTACGCCATCAAGCCGCAGACGACGAGTCCGGGGGCGCCGTCGAGGAAGACGCCGCGGAAAATGTAGTTCTGCAGGAACCGCAGCGGCGCGTGAGTGAGCATTTTTAAGATGCCGACGCGTTTGCCTTTTTCGAAGCTGTCTTCCGCCGACCAGTTGGCGTAGCGATGCTGACGGTCGACGAAGTGGCCCAGGTCGTTGGCGGTGAAGTGTTGCAGGCGATGCGTGAGGGGCGCGATCTTGCCGCTCGGCACCACGATGTCGCTGTGGACTCGGCGAACCGCGTAACGGCAGTCACGGCGGAAGAGTCGCGTGAGCTTGGCCGTGTCGAAGCAGCCGTGCTTCACTTGATGGCCAAGGAAGAAGAAATCCCGCCGCAGCCAGTAGCCGTCCTGCGCCGGTTCGCTGGCGAGGAGCGTTTTGATTTCGGCGGCGAGCGCCGGCGTGACCCGTTCGTCGGCGTCGACGACCAGCACCCACTCGTGCTTGGCTTGGGGGATGGCCCAGTTCTTGAAATCGGCCGAGTTCACGTACTCCCGCTCGATGATCCGGCAACCGCCGGCGGCCCGGATCATTTCGAGCGAGCCATCGGTTGAGCCCGAATCGGCGATCAGGATTTCGTCGGCAATCGCGCGGACCGACTCGATGCACGCCAGAATGTTGCGGCGTTCGTCTTTGCAGGGAATGAGTACCGTCAGGCGCGGCATGAGCGAATCCTTTCGCGGGGTTTT
This region of Anatilimnocola floriformis genomic DNA includes:
- a CDS encoding sulfite exporter TauE/SafE family protein, whose product is MTTEPEVPACITRDNLTSPWFPNTSKSLLFGIMAAGVLFLLTGFNRLNHTDLWGHLDFGRWIVEHASLPTADPFAAVQTNQPMLHSAWLSQVIGYEVQTHFGNEGLALGHCLLVALTGVVLMVAVAKRQTTGTVAWLAGILMFALGLPIVGTIRPQLFGMLGAALALLACSKLLTSRSPLFWLPVLFALWANLHGSVLMGIAILGLFAVGMTYEIWQEAGGDFAKVKVDTRLSRVWLAVTIATVATFLNPHGPLLLLRTIFFGEHAALQYISEWRALTPNSLTGVLMIASTIATGLLFKFSPRKWTAYELLLLAFFGLLTLSAIRMLAWWALVCPWVIVPHIAAFWAAYRVKQELPAEVEDEPSAMQTLIAVGFLFMVLILAPPSYSVIAGRSRGPAENLVTDTPIYVADEVTRRELTGTFASPMDWADYLIWQTNGEMKPLVYSHVHLTNKETWDEYVKIFSGDPSWLARLQQSNTRFLIVSKARNQNLVKQVLQADRDGKGRVWIFYQDQKSLIAEIRLPEKAEVNPDPVTPADPVTPPVNTNAAIN
- a CDS encoding glycosyltransferase family 2 protein, whose amino-acid sequence is MPRLTVLIPCKDERRNILACIESVRAIADEILIADSGSTDGSLEMIRAAGGCRIIEREYVNSADFKNWAIPQAKHEWVLVVDADERVTPALAAEIKTLLASEPAQDGYWLRRDFFFLGHQVKHGCFDTAKLTRLFRRDCRYAVRRVHSDIVVPSGKIAPLTHRLQHFTANDLGHFVDRQHRYANWSAEDSFEKGKRVGILKMLTHAPLRFLQNYIFRGVFLDGAPGLVVCGLMAYYTFLKDIKLWALANDRSADAEQIHAPPAVEVPALAGSSATRLSKAA